One stretch of Arthrobacter polaris DNA includes these proteins:
- a CDS encoding tellurite resistance/C4-dicarboxylate transporter family protein → MTRPNGCTESHERSNPGPRLPWPNQPPGSFAFVMATGIVSAALFDAGWTLVSRTLLWIAVAGLLILIVGLIGRLIFHNATAVADFRNPHKXFGYLTMVAAINVVGTGFHPIAPAVTWILAAISLPLWLFXAYGIPLSMMLRTEIGESLRXRLLPVDGTWFLWVVSTQSLSMAAASLATGPLGSGGSTVRILSDAAVALWGIGIMLYFTLTTLVMLRLLTGGENMGGIVPTNWIFMGATAITVLAGSMILHLPGDVPVVHMAGPTVGGLSYLLWAXGLWWVPLLVAFGFWRHLVRREPLRYATALWSIVFPLGMFAVATFRFGTENHMPLVAMLGNWSTWIAAAAWLAVAMGMASTFIIWLRRPKSA, encoded by the coding sequence TTGACACGCCCGAATGGTTGCACAGAGTCCCATGAGCGCTCAAACCCGGGGCCGCGGCTACCGTGGCCCAATCAGCCACCTGGTTCCTTTGCCTTCGTCATGGCTACCGGAATTGTCTCGGCTGCACTTTTCGATGCCGGCTGGACGCTGGTCTCGAGGACATTGCTCTGGATAGCCGTAGCTGGTTTGCTGATCTTAATTGTGGGACTTATCGGTCGGCTCATTTTTCACAACGCTACCGCGGTAGCCGATTTCCGGAACCCGCATAAGNGGTTCGGCTACCTGACCATGGTGGCTGCCATCAACGTGGTCGGAACCGGGTTCCATCCCATCGCGCCAGCTGTGACATGGATACTGGCGGCCATCAGCCTTCCGTTGTGGCTGTTTNTGGCTTACGGCATCCCGCTGTCGATGATGTTGCGCACTGAAATTGGGGAAAGTCTGCGCNCCCGTCTGCTGCCCGTGGACGGCACCTGGTTTCTCTGGGTTGTCTCCACCCAGTCGCTGTCTATGGCCGCGGCCTCTCTGGCTACAGGGCCGCTTGGCTCAGGCGGAAGTACCGTGCGTATTCTCAGTGACGCCGCAGTAGCATTATGGGGCATCGGCATCATGCTGTACTTCACGCTGACCACACTGGTCATGCTGCGATTGCTCACCGGCGGCGAAAACATGGGCGGTATTGTGCCCACCAACTGGATCTTTATGGGTGCCACGGCCATCACGGTCTTGGCAGGGTCAATGATTTTGCATCTGCCCGGGGACGTCCCTGTAGTGCACATGGCTGGTCCTACCGTGGGTGGCTTGAGCTACCTCCTGTGGGCTNTTGGCCTGTGGTGGGTGCCGCTGTTAGTGGCGTTCGGATTCTGGCGCCACCTAGTCCGGCGTGAACCTTTGCGCTACGCTACGGCGCTATGGTCAATCGTGTTCCCACTGGGCATGTTTGCGGTGGCAACGTTCCGGTTCGGCACCGAGAACCACATGCCGCTGGTGGCGATGCTGGGGAATTGGTCCACGTGGATTGCAGCGGCAGCATGGCTTGCCGTGGCCATGGGCATGGCAAGTACGTTCATTATTTGGCTGAGACGGCCCAAGTCTGCGTGA
- the pepN gene encoding aminopeptidase N, which translates to MSNINLLRSEAAARKALITVHQYDVELDLGSAQDLSVAGFTSRSTITFAADLAAQTAASPTGTFLDFIGLSVESVVLNGTLEXVAEVVDGSRINLSSLAADNEVVVSATAAYSSSGEGLHRFVDPADGKTYTYTQYEPADARRVFANFEQPDLKAPFTFHVTAPNGWEVASNQPVSTHTVLADASTPGAPACVRWDFAPTLPISTYITTVLAGPYVKAEDHFSMTFGPESAHNGRQLQIPLAAYCRASLAPHFDAEEIFKVTKAGLKYFNELFDFPYPFGKYDQAFVPEYNLGAMENPGLVTFTESYLYTSRATDTAYQQRANTIMHEMAHMWFGDLVTMSWWDGLWLKESFADFMGHLAVAQATEXGEKSWTLFASRRKAWAYVQDQLPTTHPIVAEIADLEAAKANFDGITYAKGASVLKQLVAYVGQDAFIAGSRTYFIDHAYANTTLEDLLTPLSAASGRDLGAWARKWLQTSGMSTLSPVITSAGGVLTSLTIHQEAVDPVTGRESLRPHRLAVGFFEYDAGALVRTHTXPLDVVGSVTEVAEAAGLPVPALLLLNDGDSSYAKVRLDEVSLTTALASVGTITDPLARSLVWSALWNAARDGLLPPASYLRAVVEHAGGETDTSLLQTLVDNAIVALQHYCPEPARPEATQQLLAGVSLLLAQAPPESDEQLVWVRALAVLGRGSDSXHPRSKELLAGIEVPLGLTVDGSLRWLLWQQLAARGAASAAELDAELASATTAEYRASHRTAIAALPEAALKEQRWRDVXADTTLSNELLSATIVGFTMAERSMLEPYIEPYFQQIEQIWNGRSLEMAGRIVRGLFPGQQDLVPGTVPENHPVVLRTDQWLEEHTHATGGLRRIVLEQRDQLLRSLHAQAQP; encoded by the coding sequence GTGTCCAATATTAATCTTTTGCGCAGTGAGGCCGCCGCCCGCAAAGCGCTCATCACAGTCCACCAGTACGACGTCGAACTTGATTTGGGAAGTGCCCAAGACCTGAGCGTGGCAGGCTTCACCAGCCGAAGCACTATCACCTTCGCTGCCGATTTAGCTGCCCAGACCGCAGCCAGTCCCACAGGGACATTCCTTGATTTCATTGGCTTGAGTGTGGAGTCGGTAGTACTCAACGGCACCCTTGAANNCGTTGCTGAGGTGGTGGATGGTTCACGAATCAACCTGTCATCACTCGCCGCGGACAATGAGGTGGTTGTCAGCGCAACCGCGGCGTACTCCAGCAGTGGCGAAGGCTTACACCGCTTCGTGGACCCGGCGGACGGCAAAACCTACACGTACACCCAGTATGAACCAGCGGACGCCCGGCGGGTGTTTGCCAACTTTGAACAACCTGACCTCAAGGCGCCCTTCACCTTCCACGTCACAGCCCCGAACGGATGGGAAGTGGCCTCCAACCAGCCGGTCAGCACCCACACCGTGTTGGCGGATGCCAGTACGCCCGGCGCCCCAGCGTGCGTCCGTTGGGATTTCGCCCCGACGCTGCCCATCTCCACCTATATCACCACCGTATTAGCTGGCCCCTATGTCAAGGCTGAGGATCATTTCTCCATGACCTTCGGGCCTGAGAGTGCCCACAATGGGAGGCAACTACAGATTCCGTTGGCCGCCTACTGCCGCGCTTCACTGGCACCGCACTTTGACGCGGAGGAGATCTTCAAGGTCACCAAGGCCGGGCTGAAGTACTTCAATGAACTCTTTGATTTCCCTTACCCCTTTGGCAAGTACGATCAGGCCTTCGTTCCCGAATACAACCTCGGTGCGATGGAAAATCCGGGGCTTGTCACGTTCACCGAATCGTATCTTTACACTTCCCGTGCCACAGATACGGCGTACCAGCAACGTGCCAACACAATCATGCACGAGATGGCCCACATGTGGTTTGGTGACCTTGTCACGATGAGCTGGTGGGATGGGCTGTGGTTGAAGGAGTCATTCGCTGACTTTATGGGTCATCTGGCCGTGGCACAGGCCACTGAGTGNGGCGAGAAGTCGTGGACGCTGTTCGCCAGCCGCCGAAAAGCCTGGGCTTATGTGCAGGATCAACTGCCCACCACGCACCCCATTGTCGCCGAGATTGCCGATCTCGAAGCTGCCAAGGCCAACTTTGACGGCATCACGTATGCCAAGGGCGCCTCAGTACTGAAACAGCTGGTGGCTTATGTGGGCCAGGACGCTTTTATTGCCGGCTCGCGCACGTATTTCATCGACCACGCTTATGCCAACACCACGCTCGAGGACTTGTTGACGCCGCTGAGTGCCGCCTCAGGCCGGGACTTGGGAGCATGGGCCCGGAAGTGGTTGCAAACCTCAGGTATGTCCACCCTGAGTCCGGTCATCACTTCCGCCGGCGGCGTGCTTACTTCCCTCACTATCCACCAGGAAGCGGTGGATCCGGTGACGGGCCGTGAGTCCCTGCGTCCCCACCGGCTGGCTGTGGGTTTCTTTGAGTACGACGCCGGAGCCCTCGTCCGCACGCACACGATNCCCCTCGATGTGGTGGGCTCCGTGACGGAGGTAGCTGAGGCGGCAGGATTGCCCGTGCCTGCGCTGTTGCTCCTCAATGACGGCGATAGCAGTTACGCCAAGGTTAGGCTCGACGAGGTTTCCCTCACCACAGCCTTGGCCTCCGTGGGGACCATCACCGATCCTCTGGCCCGAAGTCTTGTGTGGTCCGCGTTGTGGAATGCGGCCCGNGACGGGCTCCTACCNCCAGCCAGCTACCTGCGCGCCGTGGTGGAGCATGCTGGCGGAGAAACTGACACCAGCTTGTTGCAAACGCTGGTGGATAACGCCATTGTGGCGTTGCAGCACTACTGCCCAGAGCCAGCGCGCCCCGAGGCAACCCAACAGCTGCTGGCAGGNGTAAGCCTGTTGCTGGCGCAGGCACCGCCAGAAAGCGACGAGCAGCTGGTCTGGGTACGTGCGCTGGCTGTTCTAGGACGTGGCAGCGACTCCATNCATCCCCGCAGTAAGGAGCTTTTGGCTGGTATTGAGGTTCCATTGGGGTTGACTGTGGATGGCAGCCTGCGCTGGCTGCTCTGGCAGCAGCTTGCAGCCCGNGGTGCCGCGTCAGCTGCGGAGCTAGATGCTGAGCTAGCTTCGGCCACCACGGCAGAATACAGGGCAAGTCACCGCACGGCCATTGCTGCGTTGCCAGAGGCAGCACTCAAGGAGCAACGGTGGAGGGACGTTTTNGCAGACACCACGCTCAGTAACGAACTACTCAGTGCCACCATCGTTGGTTTCACTATGGCAGAGAGATCAATGCTGGAGCCCTATATTGAACCTTATTTCCAACAGATTGAGCAGATCTGGAACGGGCGGAGCTTGGAAATGGCGGGCCGGATTGTCCGCGGGCTTTTCCCTGGGCAACAAGATCTTGTNCCGGGAACTGTTCCGGAAAACCATCCTGTGGTCCTGCGCACCGATCAGTGGCTGGAGGAACACACCCATGCAACGGGCGGATTACGGCGCATCGTCCTAGAGCAACGTGACCAATTGCTCCGCTCGCTGCACGCGCAAGCGCAGCCCTAG
- a CDS encoding biotin/lipoate A/B protein ligase family protein: MDSQLHGEYKVHGGKLVVVDCSVTNGRLHDVRVSGDXFLEPDEALDDINTALNGLSSELPAGDIANAITAALPEDAVLFGFSAQAVSIAVRRALTRATSWVDHDWDIIAPTILPTAINVALDEVLTEEVGAGRRNPTLRFWDWEEPSVVIGSFQSVXNELDADGVQKYGIKVVRRISGGGAMFMEAGNCITYSLYLPQTLVDGLSFEDSYKFLDAWVLAALESMGIEAFYVPLNDIATQQGKIGGAAQXRLSNGAMVHHVTMSYDIDADKMVQVLRIGKEKLSDKGTRSAKKRVDPLRRQSGLSRAEILERMSQTFADRYGARAAVLSAEELAEAERRVQAKFDTPEWLHRVP, encoded by the coding sequence ATGGATTCTCAACTGCACGGCGAATACAAGGTTCATGGCGGCAAGCTGGTTGTTGTGGACTGCTCCGTTACTAACGGGCGGCTCCACGACGTCCGTGTTAGCGGTGATNTTTTCCTAGAGCCTGATGAAGCCCTAGATGACATCAACACTGCCCTGAACGGACTCTCCAGCGAGCTCCCAGCGGGTGATATTGCCAACGCCATCACAGCAGCCCTGCCCGAAGACGCTGTCCTATTTGGCTTCTCAGCGCAGGCTGTCTCCATCGCTGTGCGCCGCGCCCTGACGCGTGCCACCAGCTGGGTGGACCATGACTGGGACATCATTGCGCCCACCATTTTGCCAACAGCTATCAACGTGGCCCTGGATGAGGTGCTGACCGAGGAAGTGGGCGCGGGGCGGCGAAACCCCACGTTGCGGTTTTGGGACTGGGAAGAGCCTTCGGTGGTCATCGGCAGTTTCCAGTCAGTANAAAATGAGCTGGATGCTGATGGGGTCCAAAAGTACGGCATTAAAGTGGTGCGCAGGATTAGCGGTGGTGGCGCCATGTTCATGGAGGCCGGCAACTGCATTACCTACTCGTTGTATCTGCCGCAGACCTTGGTTGACGGGCTGAGCTTTGAAGACTCCTACAAGTTCTTGGACGCCTGGGTGCTAGCGGCCCTTGAATCTATGGGCATCGAGGCCTTCTACGTTCCCCTCAACGATATTGCCACCCAGCAGGGAAAAATTGGCGGGGCCGCACAANAACGTCTCAGCAACGGCGCCATGGTCCACCATGTCACCATGAGCTATGACATTGATGCCGACAAGATGGTGCAGGTGCTGCGGATCGGCAAAGAAAAGCTCTCGGATAAGGGGACCCGGTCCGCCAAGAAACGCGTCGATCCATTACGCCGCCAAAGCGGACTATCCCGTGCGGAAATACTTGAGCGCATGTCCCAAACCTTCGCAGACCGGTACGGGGCGCGAGCGGCCGTTCTCAGCGCAGAGGAGCTGGCCGAAGCTGAGCGCAGGGTGCAGGCTAAGTTTGACACGCCCGAATGGTTGCACAGAGTCCCATGA